The following are encoded together in the Notolabrus celidotus isolate fNotCel1 chromosome 9, fNotCel1.pri, whole genome shotgun sequence genome:
- the dhx37 gene encoding probable ATP-dependent RNA helicase DHX37: MGKLRKKHNWKGRQQSDSQQPADEAKTEIVLEMKDGDRLKGVDESNALVLPANKAKKKTSSVTPVSRKRPLTKKQKKELQKVLERKEKKAQRADILTKLAEVQLPDSELKLLYTTSKLGTGDKLYQTKQSSDEIKDGDSGPKISSLSGANRKRKWKEEEDEEEEQKAEEISDTDTSSDESDEEEQNQTMESESKETPDPSQETENKQEVKDEQLKTEAGEQKKTSAEEKVQNKTPSQPAIFVPVDRAPDIQEARLKLPVLGEEQVIMEAVRESPCVVICGETGSGKTTQVPQFLYEAGYGSGSGIIGVTEPRRVAAVSMSHRVAKEMNLSTRVVSYQIRYEGNVTSDTKIKFMTDGVLLKEIQKDFLLQRYSAIIIDEAHERSVYTDILIGLLSRIVPLRDKKGLPMKLLVMSATLRVEDFTDNTKLFPMPPPVIKVDARQFPVTIHFNKRTPTEDYTGEVFHKTCKIHRMLPPGGILVFLTGQAEVHSLCRRLRKAFPFRKGNTTTGEEEEADRSEALKKFKKAKQKKPVSLPRIDLDNYSALPLDEGDEDREAGIWDDMYEDDGSDVDIGEDPAHAEEKADPSIPLYVLPLYSLLAPEQQTKVFKPPPPGTRLCVVATNVAETSLTIPGIKYVVDCGRVKKRFYDRVTGVSSFRVSWTSQASANQRAGRAGRTEPGHCYRLYSSAVFGDFSLFSEAEITRRPVEDLILQMKDLNIDKVINFPFPTSPSVESLVAAEQLLVSLGALKEPPRTGRVKEMERARLSCPITPLGRAMASFPVAPRYAKMLALGKQQDCLPYVIAVVAAMTVRELFEDLDRPAGSEDESSKLTQRRARLTQMRRLWAGQGAALLLGDLMVMLGAVGACEFAGCTPKFCEDNGLRYKAMVEIRRLRGQLTNAVNAVCPEVGVFVNPKMAPPTEHQVVCLRQIVLAGLGDHLARRAHAEDILDPKWKSGYKTPLMDEPVFIHPSSALFKTLPDFVVYQEVMETTKMYMKGVSAVDAEWVPQLLPQYCHFNPPLETPSPWFCSSTGTIRCNRSSTFFRVGWPLPAVEKEYPDGLERYKLFSKFLLEGQVCPKLKKNSTHLLSNPSIMLKTWAKLQPRTEAVLGALVSKGVDCRDALLAVWKTEEKFLLSAYCQWLPEAMHQEVAKSWPPM; the protein is encoded by the exons ATGGGTAAACTCAGGAAGAAACACAACTGGAAGGGAAGACAGCAGAGTGACTCTCAGCAGCCAGCAGATGAAGCGAAGACAGAGATTGTTTTGGAGATGAAAG atgGAGACAGGCTGAAAGGTGTAGATGAGAGCAACGCTTTGGTCCTCCCAGCCAACAAAGCCAAGAAGAAGACATCCTCAGTGACACCTGTCTCCAGAAAGAGACCCCTCactaagaaacagaagaaagagcTGCAGAAGGTGCTGGAGCGGAAGGAAAAGAAGGCTCAG AGAGCAGACATCCTGACCAAACTGGCCGAGGTGCAGCTTCCAGATTCTGAGCTGAAACTGCTCTACACCACATCCAAACTAGGAACAGGAGACAAACTTTACCAGACTAAACA GTCATCTGATGAAATAAAAGATGGGGACTCGGGGCCAAAAATCAGCAGCTTAAGTGGAGcgaacagaaaaagaaagtggaaagaagaagaagacgaggaAGAGGAACAAAAGGCAGAGGAAATTAGTGACACAGACACCTCGTCTGATgaaagtgatgaagaggaacaAAATCAGACCATGGAGAGTGAATCTAAGGAAACCCCAGATCCTTCTCAGGAGACAgagaacaaacaggaagtgaaggacGAACAACTCAAAACAGAAGCGGGTGAACAGAAAAAGACTTCAGCTGAGGAGAAAGTCCAAAACAAGACCCCTTCACAGCCAGCCATATTTGTTCCTGTTGACAGAGCACCAGatattcag GAGGCTCGTCTGAAGCTTCCTGTGCTGGGAGAGGAGCAGGTCATAATGGAGGCGGTGAGAGAAAGTCCCTGTGTTGTCATCTGTGGAGAGACGGGAAGTGGAAAGACCACACAAGTTCCTCAGTttctgtatgaagctggctatGGCAG TGGCAGTGGTATAATAGGCGTCACAGAGCCAAGAAGAGTAGCAGCTGTCAGTATGTCACACAGAGTGGCTAAGGAGATGAATCTGTCCACACG tGTGGTGTCATACCAGATTCGATACGAAGGAAACGTGACCAGTGACACTAAGATCAAGTTCATGACGGATGGTGTTCTGCTGAAGGAGATTCAGAAG GACTTCCTGCTGCAGAGATACAGCGCGATCATCATAGACGAGGCCCATGAAAGGAGCGTGTACACTGACATCCTCATCGGACTGCTGTCTCGAATCGTTCCGCTCAGAGATAAA AAAGGTTTACCCATGAAGCTGCTGGTCATGTCGGCTACTCTGCGAGTGGAAGACTTCACAGACAACACAAAGCTGTTTCCAATGCCTCCACCTGTCATTAAGGTGGACGCTCGACAGTTTCCTGTTACTATACATTTTAATAAACGCACCCCGACGGAGGACTACACCGGGGAGGTTTTCCACAAAACCTGCAAGATCCACCGGATGCTGCCTCCAG GTGGTATCCTGGTGTTTCTGACCGGTCAGGCAGAGGTCCACAGTCTGTGCAGAAGACTGAGAAAAGCTTTCCCATTCAGGAAGGGAAACACAACTACAG gtgaagaggaggaagcagacCGCTCAGAGGCACTGAAGAAGTTTAAGAAAGCCAAACAGAAGAAACCAGTC TCTCTGCCCCGTATCGACCTGGATAACTACTCTGCCCTCCCGCTGGACGAAGGAGACGAGGACAGAGAGGCAGGGATCTGGGACGATATGTACGAGGATGACGGCTCTGACGTGGACATCGGAGAAGATCCCGCACATGCAG AGGAGAAAGCCgacccctctatccctctctacGTTCTCCCTCTGTACTCTCTGCTGGCTCCGGAGCAGCAGACTAAG GTGTTcaagcctcctcctcctgggaCTCGTCTCTGTGTGGTGGCCACCAACGTTGCCGAGACATCCTTGACCATCCCTGGAATCAAATATGTGGTGGACTGTGGTCGAGTTAAGAAGCGTTTCTATGACAGAGTGACCGGGGTGTCTTCTTTCAGGGTCTCATGGACCTCCCAggcctcagccaatcagagggcaGGTAGAGCAGGACGAACAGAGCCAGGACACTGCTACAG gttgtACTCCTCTGCTGTCTTTGGAGacttcagtttgttctcagagGCAGAGATCACTCGCAGACCTGTGGAGGACCTGATTTTACAGATGAAGGACCTCAACATAGATAAG GTGATCAATTTTCCGTTTCCCACATCTCCCTCTGTCGAGTCTCTGGttgcagcagagcagctgctgGTCTCATTGGGAGCTCTGAAAGAGCCGCCTCGCACAGGAAG GgtgaaagagatggagagagcaaGGTTGAGCTGTCCCATCACCCCCTTGGGCAGAGCCATGGCTTCCTTCCCTGTGGCTCCGCGTTATGCTAAAATGTTAGCGCTGGGTAAGCAGCAGGATTGCCTGCCATATGTCATCGCTGTGGTAGCTGCCATGACAGTCCGAGAGCTTTTTGAAGATCTGGACAG ACCTGCAGGCAGTGAAGATGAGAGCTCCAAGCTCACCCAGCGACGAGCTCGACTCACCCAAATGAGGAGGTTGTGGGCTGGGCAAGGAGCCGCACTCCTGCTTGGGGACCTCATGGTCATGCTTG GTGCAGTTGGTGCTTGTGAATTCGCTGGCTGTACCCCAAAGTTTTGTGAGGATAACGGCCTGAGGTATAAAGCCATGGTCGAGATCAGGAGGCTCCGAGGACAGCTTACCAACGCAg TGAATGCAGTATGTCCAGAGGTGGGAGTGTTTGTGAATCCAAAAATGGCTCCCCCGACAGAACACCAGGTGGTCTGCTTGCGGCAGATCGTTCTGGCTGGATTGGGAGACCACCTAGCGAGGCGTGCACACGCCGAAGATATTCTGGACCCGAAATGGAAAAGCGGATACAAG ACGCCTCTCATGGATGAGCCGGTGTTCATCCATCCCTCCTCTGCCCTGTTCAAAACGCTGCCAGATTTTGTGGTCTACCAGGAGGTCATGGAGACTACCAAGATGTACATGAAGG gtGTGTCAGCAGTAGACGCTGAGTGGGTCCCCCAGCTTCTGCCTCAGTATTGTCATTTCAACCCTCCACTAGAGACACCTTCACCGTGGTTCTGCTCTTCCACCGGCACCATCAGGTGTAACCGTTCCAGCACCTTTT TCCGTGTTGGGTGGCCACTGCCAGCAGTGGAGAAGGAATATCCAGATGGCCTGGAGCGTTACAAACTGTTTTCAAAGTTTCTGCTCGAGGGACAG GTTTGTCCTAAACTTAAGAAAAACAGCACCCACCTTCTATCAAACCCTTCAATCATGCTGAAAACATGGGCAAA ACTGCAGCCCAGGACCGAGGCTGTGCTGGGAGCGCTGGTGTCAAAGGGAGTGGATTGCAGAGACGCTCTCCTTGCTGTCTGGAAAACTGAGGAGAAAT TTCTGCTGTCTGCATACTGCCAGTGGTTACCTGAAGCCATGCATCAAGAAGTGGCCAAAAGTTGGCCTCCGATGTGA